From Agelaius phoeniceus isolate bAgePho1 chromosome 19, bAgePho1.hap1, whole genome shotgun sequence, a single genomic window includes:
- the TMEM94 gene encoding transmembrane protein 94 isoform X2 — translation MDLKEKCQDEMTSSLGLTTKKALTILRDQLSALLEGHQKERKKGTSWKEVWRSSFLYHGNRCSCFHWPGASLMLLAVLLLLCCYGSQPQGSQGAEIVNALALFLLLLLDLLMIGRQERLKCREVERRLQTIVDKINDTLGKEVKWPDSMYPDLHMPYAPSWSLHWAYRDGHLVNLPVSLLVEGDVVALRPGQESFASLRGIKDDEHIVLEPGDLFPPFSPPPSPRGDVKKGPQNPQLYRLFRVLKTPIIDNVRWCLEMALSRPVTALDNERFTVQSVMLKYAVPIVLAGFLITNAVRFIFQAPGIASWQYTLLQLQVNGVLPILPLLFPVLWILATAFGEARVLAQMSKASSTSLLAKFSEDTLSSYTEMVSSQEMIRCIWSHFLCVLKGKSPTLSFTSSLLHSLGSVTVLCCVDKQGILSWPNPSPETVLFFSGKVEPPHDSHEDLTDELSTRSFCHPEMEDEPHERDALLSGPLADTVHMANEQERNNWSGDAPKAPEASAHRKPSSRSKHPSGSNVSFSKDTEGGEEEHTQVVGDSEALACEAEDFVCDYHLEMLSLSQDQQNPSCIQFDDSNWHMHLNSLKPLGLNVLLNLCNAGVTERLCRFSDHLCNIALQETHNAVLPVHVPWGLCELARLIGFTPGAKDLFKQENYLALYRLPSDEMVKETILGKLSSITKRRPPLSHMINLFVKDTTTSTEQMFSHGTADIILEACTDFWDGTDIYPLSGSDRKKVLDFYQRACLSGYCSAFAYKPMHCALSSQLNGKCIELVQVPGQSAIFTCCDLPGTTPIKQSSRRNSWSSDEGIGEVMEKEDCIQALSGQIFMGMVSSQYQARLDIVRLIDGLVNACIRFVYFSLEDELKSKVFAEKMGLETGWNCHISLTPNGDVPGSEIPPSSPSHAGSLHDDLHQVSRDDVEGLLLMEEEGHSDLISFQPTDSDIPSFLEDCNRAKLPRGIHQVRPHLQNIDNVPLLVPLFTDCTPETMCEMIKIMQEYGEVTCCLGSSANLRNSCLFLQSDISIALDPLYPSRCSWETFGYATSTTLSNGSEELTPLQLSGQLNSLPCSMSFRQEESTSIIRLIEQARHATYGIRKCFLFLLQCQLTLVVIQFLSCLVQLPPILSTTDIVWLSCFCYPLLSISLLGKPPHSSIMTMATGKNLTSIPKKTQHYFLLCFLLKFSLTICSCLICFGFTLHESCKGVNTTSLNLTACSSIMLHSNAYGAPDWFGTFSNALLVAQKLTAGLIVLHTVFISITHVHRTKPLWKKSPLSNRWWTLTVAVVVLGQVAQTVLDLKLWENLNSSLTFNHVSISPVAWLLGFLSLVLVVIINEIVKLHEIRVRVRYQKRQKLQFETKLGMNSPF, via the exons GATGAGATGACCTCAAGTTTGGGCCTGACCACAAAGAAAGCCCTCACGATCCTGAGAGACCAATTGTCAGCACTGCTGGAGGGGCACCAGAAGGAACGGAAAAAAGGGACTTCATGGAAG GAGGTGTGGAGGAGCAGTTTCCTGTACCATGGTAACCGCTGCTCCTGCTTCCACTGGCCTGGTGCGTctctgatgctgctggcagtgctgttgctgctgtgctgctatGGGAGCCAGCCACAGGGGAG CCAAGGTGCTGAGATAGTCAATGCACTGGcactcttcctcctgctcctcttggATCTCCTCATGATCGGGCGTCAAGAGAGGCTGAAGTGCAGAGAGGTGGAGAGGAGGCTTCAGACCATCGTTGATAAGATAAATG ATACACTTGGCAAAGAGGTGAAATGGCCAGACTCCATGTACCCTGATCTTCACATGCCTTATGCCCCATCCTGGTCCCTTCACTGGGCCTACAGGGATGGGCATCTTGTCAACCTGCCTGTGAGCCTCTTGGTGGAAGGAGATGTTGTGGCTTTGAGGCCAGGCCAGGAATCATTTGCTTCTCTGAGAGGGATTAAG GATGATGAGCACATAGTTCTGGAGCCTGGAGATCTATTTCCACCCTTCTCACCCCCGCCCTCCCCAAGGGGAGATGTGAAGAAGGGACCTCAGAATCCTCAGCTCTATCGTCTCTTCCGTGTGTTGAAGACCCCAATAATTGATAATGTCAG gTGGTGCCTGGAAATGGCTCTGTCACGGCCTGTGACAGCCCTGGATAATGAGAGGTTCACTGTACAGTCAGTGATGCTGAAATACGCTGTCCCTATCGTGCTG GCTGGATTCCTGATCACCAATGCCGTGCGCTTCATTTTCCAAGCTCCTGGAATTGCTTCCTGGCAGTACACTCTTCTTCAGCTGCAG GTGAATGGTGTCTTACCCATCCTTCCATTACTCTTTCCTGTCCTGTGGATTCTTGCTACAGCCTTTGGAGAAGCCAGAGTGTTGGCCCAGATGAGCAAGGCCTCCTCCACCTCACTG CTTGCTAAGTTTTCAGAGGACACTCTCAGCAGCTACACAGAGATGGTATCTTCTCAG GAAATGATACGCTGTATCTGGAGCCACTTCCTCTGTGTTTTAAAAGGCAAATCCCCAACTCTGAGCTTCACTTCAAGCTTGCTCCACAGTCTGGGATCTGTCACT GTGCTCTGCTGTGTAGACAAGCAGGGGATTCTTTCCTGGCCAAACCCCAGCCCAGAGACTGTTCTGTTCTTCAGTGGGAAGGTGGAACCACCTCATGACAGCCACGAAGACCTGACTGACGAGCTCTCCACAAGGTCCTTCTGCCATCCTGAGATGGAAGATGAG CCCCATGAAAGAGATGCTTTGCTCTCTGGCCCCCTGGCAGACACAGTGCACATGGCCAATGAACAGGAGAGGAACAACTGGTCTGGTGATGCTCCAAAGGCTCCTGAAGCCTCTGCCCACCGAAAGCCAAGCAGCAGAAGCAAACATCCCTCTGGATCCAATGTGAGCTTTAGCAAGGACACAGAGGGTGGAGAGGAGGAACATACTCAG GTTGTTGGGGACAGCGAGGCGTTGGCTTGTGAGGCTGAAGACTTTGTGTGTGACTACCACCTGGAGATGCTCAGCCTGTCCCAAGACCAGCAGAACCCCTCCTGCATCCAGTTTGATGACTCCAACTGGCACATGCACCTGAATTCCCTCAAGCCTCTGGGCCTGAACGTGCTGCTCAACCTGTGCAACGCCGGCGTGACTGAGCGGCTGTGCCGCTTCTCCGACCACCTCTGCAACATCGCCCTGCAGGAGACTCACAATGCTGTGCTGCCTGTCCACGTGCCCTGGGGCCTCTGTGAGCTTGCCAGGCTGATAG GTTTCACACCAGGTGCTAAAGATCTCTTCAAGCAGGAGAACTATTTGGCTTTGTACCGCTTGCCAAGTGATGAGATGGTGAAGGAAACCATCCTGGGGAAGCTTTCATCCATCACCAAGAGGAGACCCCCCCTGAGCCACATGATTAACCTGTTTGTGAAGGACACCACTACCA GCACTGAGCAGATGTTTTCTCATGGGACAGCTGACATCATCCTTGAGGCCTGCACTGACTTTTGGGATGGTACTGATATCTACCCCCTCTCTGGTTCTGACAG GAAGAAGGTGCTGGATTTCTACCAGCGAGCCTGCCTGTCAGGATACTGCTCTGCCTTTGCCTACAAGCCCATGCACTGTGCCCTGTCCTCCCAGCTCAATGGCAAGTGCATCGAGCTGGTGCAGGTGCCGGGGCAGAGCGCGATCTTCACCTGCTGCGACCTCCCCGGCACCACTCCCATCAAACAGAGCAGCCGCAGGAACAGCTGGAGCTCAGATG AAGGGATTGGGGAAGTGATGGAGAAGGAAGACTGTATCCAGGCTCTGAGTGGACAGATCTTCATGGGAATGGTCTCATCTCAGTATCAGGCCCGCCTTGACATTGTCCGCCTCATTGATGGATTGGTCAATGCCTGCATTCGTTTTGTCTACTTCTCCCTGGAAGATGAGCTCAAAAGCAAG GTGTTTGCTGAGAAAATGGGTCTGGAGACTGGCTGGAATTGCCACATATCCTTAACACCCAATGGTGATGTGCCTGGCTCAGAAATCCCCCcatccagccccagccatgctggcTCCCTGCATGATGACCTCCATCAGG TTTCCCGAGATGATGTGGAGGGGCTTCTGCTGATGGAAGAGGAAGGGCACTCGGATCTCATCAGCTTCCAGCCAACAGACAGTGATATCCCCAGCTTCCTGGAGGACTGCAACAGG gcCAAACTCCCCCGGGGGATCCACCAGGTGAGACCTCACCTCCAGAACATTGACAACGTGCCTTTGCTGGTGCCCCTGTTCACAGACTGCACCCCAGAGA ccaTGTGTGAGATGATCAAGATCATGCAGGAGTATGGGGAGGTGACCTGCTGTCTGGGAAGCTCTGCCAACCTTCggaacagctgcctcttcctgcAGAGTGATATCAG TATAGCCCTGGACCCTCTCTACCCATCCCGCTGCTCCTGGGAGACCTTTGGCTatgccaccagcaccaccctgAGCAATGGCTCTGAGGAGCTCACCCCACTGCAGCTCTCAGGGCAGCTCaacagcctgccctgctccatgtcCTTCCGCCAGGAGGAGAGCACCAGCATCATCAGGCTCATAGAGCAG GCCAGGCATGCAACCTACGGGATCCGCAAGTGTTTCCTCttcctgctgcagtgccagctgacCTTGGTTGTCATTCAG TTCCTCTCCTGCCTGGTGCAGCTGCCCCCCATCCTCAGTACCACAGACATTGTGTGGCTCTCCTGTTTCTGCTACCCACTGCTCAG TATCTCGCTCCTGGGCAAGcctccccacagctccatcaTGACCATGGCAACAGGAAAAAACTTGACTTCCATTCCCAAGAAG aCTCAGCACTActtcctgctctgcttcctgctgaaattcagcctgaccatctgctcctgcctcatctgCTTCGGGTTCACCCTGCATGAGTCCTGCAAAGGGGTGAACACGACCAGCCTCAACCTCACAGCCTGCTCCTCCATCATGCTGCACAG CAATGCTTATGGTGCTCCTGACTGGTTTGGGACATTTTCCAATGCTCTCCTGGTAGCCCAGAAGCTCACAGCTGGCCTGATTGTTTTGCACACAG TGTTCATATCCATCACCCACGTGCATCGCACCAAGCCCCTGTGGAAGAAGAGCCCCCTGTCCAACCGCTGGTGGACGCTCACTGTGGCTGTTGT AGTGCTGGGGCAAGTGGCACAGACTGTGCTGGACCTGAAACTCTGGGAAAACCTCAACTCTTCTTTGACCTTTAACCACGTCTCCATCTCTCCGGTCGCGTGGCTCCTGGGTTTTCTTTCCTTGGTCCTTGTGGTCATCATCAATGAGATTGTCAAGCTGCATGAAATCAG gGTCCGTGTCCGTtaccaaaagaggcagaagttGCAGTTTGAAACCAAGTTGGGGATGAATTCGCCATTTTAA
- the TMEM94 gene encoding transmembrane protein 94 isoform X3, with the protein MLFKQADLWIPHQGKCRKDEMTSSLGLTTKKALTILRDQLSALLEGHQKERKKGTSWKEVWRSSFLYHGNRCSCFHWPGASLMLLAVLLLLCCYGSQPQGSQGAEIVNALALFLLLLLDLLMIGRQERLKCREVERRLQTIVDKINDTLGKEVKWPDSMYPDLHMPYAPSWSLHWAYRDGHLVNLPVSLLVEGDVVALRPGQESFASLRGIKDDEHIVLEPGDLFPPFSPPPSPRGDVKKGPQNPQLYRLFRVLKTPIIDNVRWCLEMALSRPVTALDNERFTVQSVMLKYAVPIVLAGFLITNAVRFIFQAPGIASWQYTLLQLQVNGVLPILPLLFPVLWILATAFGEARVLAQMSKASSTSLEMIRCIWSHFLCVLKGKSPTLSFTSSLLHSLGSVTVLCCVDKQGILSWPNPSPETVLFFSGKVEPPHDSHEDLTDELSTRSFCHPEMEDEPHERDALLSGPLADTVHMANEQERNNWSGDAPKAPEASAHRKPSSRSKHPSGSNVSFSKDTEGGEEEHTQVVGDSEALACEAEDFVCDYHLEMLSLSQDQQNPSCIQFDDSNWHMHLNSLKPLGLNVLLNLCNAGVTERLCRFSDHLCNIALQETHNAVLPVHVPWGLCELARLIGFTPGAKDLFKQENYLALYRLPSDEMVKETILGKLSSITKRRPPLSHMINLFVKDTTTSTEQMFSHGTADIILEACTDFWDGTDIYPLSGSDRKKVLDFYQRACLSGYCSAFAYKPMHCALSSQLNGKCIELVQVPGQSAIFTCCDLPGTTPIKQSSRRNSWSSDEGIGEVMEKEDCIQALSGQIFMGMVSSQYQARLDIVRLIDGLVNACIRFVYFSLEDELKSKVFAEKMGLETGWNCHISLTPNGDVPGSEIPPSSPSHAGSLHDDLHQVSRDDVEGLLLMEEEGHSDLISFQPTDSDIPSFLEDCNRAKLPRGIHQVRPHLQNIDNVPLLVPLFTDCTPETMCEMIKIMQEYGEVTCCLGSSANLRNSCLFLQSDISIALDPLYPSRCSWETFGYATSTTLSNGSEELTPLQLSGQLNSLPCSMSFRQEESTSIIRLIEQARHATYGIRKCFLFLLQCQLTLVVIQFLSCLVQLPPILSTTDIVWLSCFCYPLLSISLLGKPPHSSIMTMATGKNLTSIPKKTQHYFLLCFLLKFSLTICSCLICFGFTLHESCKGVNTTSLNLTACSSIMLHSNAYGAPDWFGTFSNALLVAQKLTAGLIVLHTVFISITHVHRTKPLWKKSPLSNRWWTLTVAVVVLGQVAQTVLDLKLWENLNSSLTFNHVSISPVAWLLGFLSLVLVVIINEIVKLHEIRVRVRYQKRQKLQFETKLGMNSPF; encoded by the exons GATGAGATGACCTCAAGTTTGGGCCTGACCACAAAGAAAGCCCTCACGATCCTGAGAGACCAATTGTCAGCACTGCTGGAGGGGCACCAGAAGGAACGGAAAAAAGGGACTTCATGGAAG GAGGTGTGGAGGAGCAGTTTCCTGTACCATGGTAACCGCTGCTCCTGCTTCCACTGGCCTGGTGCGTctctgatgctgctggcagtgctgttgctgctgtgctgctatGGGAGCCAGCCACAGGGGAG CCAAGGTGCTGAGATAGTCAATGCACTGGcactcttcctcctgctcctcttggATCTCCTCATGATCGGGCGTCAAGAGAGGCTGAAGTGCAGAGAGGTGGAGAGGAGGCTTCAGACCATCGTTGATAAGATAAATG ATACACTTGGCAAAGAGGTGAAATGGCCAGACTCCATGTACCCTGATCTTCACATGCCTTATGCCCCATCCTGGTCCCTTCACTGGGCCTACAGGGATGGGCATCTTGTCAACCTGCCTGTGAGCCTCTTGGTGGAAGGAGATGTTGTGGCTTTGAGGCCAGGCCAGGAATCATTTGCTTCTCTGAGAGGGATTAAG GATGATGAGCACATAGTTCTGGAGCCTGGAGATCTATTTCCACCCTTCTCACCCCCGCCCTCCCCAAGGGGAGATGTGAAGAAGGGACCTCAGAATCCTCAGCTCTATCGTCTCTTCCGTGTGTTGAAGACCCCAATAATTGATAATGTCAG gTGGTGCCTGGAAATGGCTCTGTCACGGCCTGTGACAGCCCTGGATAATGAGAGGTTCACTGTACAGTCAGTGATGCTGAAATACGCTGTCCCTATCGTGCTG GCTGGATTCCTGATCACCAATGCCGTGCGCTTCATTTTCCAAGCTCCTGGAATTGCTTCCTGGCAGTACACTCTTCTTCAGCTGCAG GTGAATGGTGTCTTACCCATCCTTCCATTACTCTTTCCTGTCCTGTGGATTCTTGCTACAGCCTTTGGAGAAGCCAGAGTGTTGGCCCAGATGAGCAAGGCCTCCTCCACCTCACTG GAAATGATACGCTGTATCTGGAGCCACTTCCTCTGTGTTTTAAAAGGCAAATCCCCAACTCTGAGCTTCACTTCAAGCTTGCTCCACAGTCTGGGATCTGTCACT GTGCTCTGCTGTGTAGACAAGCAGGGGATTCTTTCCTGGCCAAACCCCAGCCCAGAGACTGTTCTGTTCTTCAGTGGGAAGGTGGAACCACCTCATGACAGCCACGAAGACCTGACTGACGAGCTCTCCACAAGGTCCTTCTGCCATCCTGAGATGGAAGATGAG CCCCATGAAAGAGATGCTTTGCTCTCTGGCCCCCTGGCAGACACAGTGCACATGGCCAATGAACAGGAGAGGAACAACTGGTCTGGTGATGCTCCAAAGGCTCCTGAAGCCTCTGCCCACCGAAAGCCAAGCAGCAGAAGCAAACATCCCTCTGGATCCAATGTGAGCTTTAGCAAGGACACAGAGGGTGGAGAGGAGGAACATACTCAG GTTGTTGGGGACAGCGAGGCGTTGGCTTGTGAGGCTGAAGACTTTGTGTGTGACTACCACCTGGAGATGCTCAGCCTGTCCCAAGACCAGCAGAACCCCTCCTGCATCCAGTTTGATGACTCCAACTGGCACATGCACCTGAATTCCCTCAAGCCTCTGGGCCTGAACGTGCTGCTCAACCTGTGCAACGCCGGCGTGACTGAGCGGCTGTGCCGCTTCTCCGACCACCTCTGCAACATCGCCCTGCAGGAGACTCACAATGCTGTGCTGCCTGTCCACGTGCCCTGGGGCCTCTGTGAGCTTGCCAGGCTGATAG GTTTCACACCAGGTGCTAAAGATCTCTTCAAGCAGGAGAACTATTTGGCTTTGTACCGCTTGCCAAGTGATGAGATGGTGAAGGAAACCATCCTGGGGAAGCTTTCATCCATCACCAAGAGGAGACCCCCCCTGAGCCACATGATTAACCTGTTTGTGAAGGACACCACTACCA GCACTGAGCAGATGTTTTCTCATGGGACAGCTGACATCATCCTTGAGGCCTGCACTGACTTTTGGGATGGTACTGATATCTACCCCCTCTCTGGTTCTGACAG GAAGAAGGTGCTGGATTTCTACCAGCGAGCCTGCCTGTCAGGATACTGCTCTGCCTTTGCCTACAAGCCCATGCACTGTGCCCTGTCCTCCCAGCTCAATGGCAAGTGCATCGAGCTGGTGCAGGTGCCGGGGCAGAGCGCGATCTTCACCTGCTGCGACCTCCCCGGCACCACTCCCATCAAACAGAGCAGCCGCAGGAACAGCTGGAGCTCAGATG AAGGGATTGGGGAAGTGATGGAGAAGGAAGACTGTATCCAGGCTCTGAGTGGACAGATCTTCATGGGAATGGTCTCATCTCAGTATCAGGCCCGCCTTGACATTGTCCGCCTCATTGATGGATTGGTCAATGCCTGCATTCGTTTTGTCTACTTCTCCCTGGAAGATGAGCTCAAAAGCAAG GTGTTTGCTGAGAAAATGGGTCTGGAGACTGGCTGGAATTGCCACATATCCTTAACACCCAATGGTGATGTGCCTGGCTCAGAAATCCCCCcatccagccccagccatgctggcTCCCTGCATGATGACCTCCATCAGG TTTCCCGAGATGATGTGGAGGGGCTTCTGCTGATGGAAGAGGAAGGGCACTCGGATCTCATCAGCTTCCAGCCAACAGACAGTGATATCCCCAGCTTCCTGGAGGACTGCAACAGG gcCAAACTCCCCCGGGGGATCCACCAGGTGAGACCTCACCTCCAGAACATTGACAACGTGCCTTTGCTGGTGCCCCTGTTCACAGACTGCACCCCAGAGA ccaTGTGTGAGATGATCAAGATCATGCAGGAGTATGGGGAGGTGACCTGCTGTCTGGGAAGCTCTGCCAACCTTCggaacagctgcctcttcctgcAGAGTGATATCAG TATAGCCCTGGACCCTCTCTACCCATCCCGCTGCTCCTGGGAGACCTTTGGCTatgccaccagcaccaccctgAGCAATGGCTCTGAGGAGCTCACCCCACTGCAGCTCTCAGGGCAGCTCaacagcctgccctgctccatgtcCTTCCGCCAGGAGGAGAGCACCAGCATCATCAGGCTCATAGAGCAG GCCAGGCATGCAACCTACGGGATCCGCAAGTGTTTCCTCttcctgctgcagtgccagctgacCTTGGTTGTCATTCAG TTCCTCTCCTGCCTGGTGCAGCTGCCCCCCATCCTCAGTACCACAGACATTGTGTGGCTCTCCTGTTTCTGCTACCCACTGCTCAG TATCTCGCTCCTGGGCAAGcctccccacagctccatcaTGACCATGGCAACAGGAAAAAACTTGACTTCCATTCCCAAGAAG aCTCAGCACTActtcctgctctgcttcctgctgaaattcagcctgaccatctgctcctgcctcatctgCTTCGGGTTCACCCTGCATGAGTCCTGCAAAGGGGTGAACACGACCAGCCTCAACCTCACAGCCTGCTCCTCCATCATGCTGCACAG CAATGCTTATGGTGCTCCTGACTGGTTTGGGACATTTTCCAATGCTCTCCTGGTAGCCCAGAAGCTCACAGCTGGCCTGATTGTTTTGCACACAG TGTTCATATCCATCACCCACGTGCATCGCACCAAGCCCCTGTGGAAGAAGAGCCCCCTGTCCAACCGCTGGTGGACGCTCACTGTGGCTGTTGT AGTGCTGGGGCAAGTGGCACAGACTGTGCTGGACCTGAAACTCTGGGAAAACCTCAACTCTTCTTTGACCTTTAACCACGTCTCCATCTCTCCGGTCGCGTGGCTCCTGGGTTTTCTTTCCTTGGTCCTTGTGGTCATCATCAATGAGATTGTCAAGCTGCATGAAATCAG gGTCCGTGTCCGTtaccaaaagaggcagaagttGCAGTTTGAAACCAAGTTGGGGATGAATTCGCCATTTTAA